One Streptomyces drozdowiczii DNA segment encodes these proteins:
- a CDS encoding cysteine desulfurase, which produces MTYLPGLLDTEAIRKDFPLLDRTVHDGKKIVYLDSAATSQKPRQVLDALNEYYERHNANVHRGVYTIAEEATALYEGARDKVAAFINAPSRDEVIFTKNASESLNLVANMLGWADEPYRVDHETEIVTTEMEHHSNIVPWQLLSQRTGAKLKWFGITDDGRLDLSNIDEIITEKTKIVSFTLVSNIMGTHNPVERIVRRAQEVGALVCVDASQAAPHMVLDVQALQADFVAFTGHKMVGPTGIGVLWGRQELLEDLPPFLGGGEMIETVSMHSSTYAPAPHKFEAGTPPIAQAVGLGAAVDYLSSIGMENIHRHEQAITAYAVKRLLEVPDLRIIGPATAEDRGATISFTLGDIHPHDVGQVLDEQGIAVRVGHHCARPVCLRYGIPATTRASFYLYSTPAEVDALVDGLEHVRNFFA; this is translated from the coding sequence CCTGGACCGCACGGTCCACGACGGCAAGAAGATCGTGTACCTGGACAGCGCGGCGACCTCGCAGAAGCCGCGCCAGGTCCTCGACGCCCTGAACGAGTACTACGAGCGGCACAACGCCAACGTGCACCGCGGGGTGTACACGATCGCGGAGGAGGCCACGGCGCTGTACGAGGGCGCCCGTGACAAGGTCGCCGCCTTCATCAACGCGCCCAGCCGCGACGAGGTCATCTTCACGAAGAACGCCTCGGAGTCGCTGAACCTCGTGGCCAACATGCTCGGCTGGGCCGACGAGCCCTACCGGGTCGACCACGAGACCGAGATCGTCACCACGGAGATGGAGCACCACTCCAACATCGTTCCCTGGCAGCTGCTCTCGCAGCGCACGGGCGCGAAGCTGAAGTGGTTCGGCATCACCGACGACGGCCGGCTCGACCTGTCCAACATCGACGAGATCATCACCGAGAAGACGAAGATCGTCTCCTTCACGCTGGTCTCGAACATCATGGGCACGCACAACCCGGTCGAGCGGATCGTCCGCCGCGCCCAGGAGGTCGGTGCGCTCGTCTGCGTCGACGCCTCCCAGGCGGCCCCGCACATGGTGCTCGACGTGCAGGCGCTCCAGGCCGACTTCGTGGCCTTCACCGGTCACAAGATGGTGGGCCCGACCGGCATCGGCGTGCTCTGGGGACGGCAGGAGCTCCTGGAGGACCTGCCGCCGTTCCTGGGCGGCGGCGAGATGATCGAGACCGTGTCGATGCACTCCTCGACCTACGCCCCCGCGCCGCACAAGTTCGAGGCCGGTACGCCCCCGATCGCCCAGGCCGTCGGCCTCGGCGCGGCCGTGGACTACCTCTCCTCGATCGGCATGGAGAACATCCACCGCCATGAGCAGGCCATCACCGCCTACGCGGTGAAGCGGCTCCTGGAGGTGCCGGACCTCAGGATCATCGGCCCGGCCACCGCGGAGGACCGCGGCGCGACGATCTCCTTCACGCTCGGCGACATCCATCCGCACGACGTGGGGCAGGTGCTGGACGAACAGGGCATCGCGGTCCGGGTCGGCCACCACTGCGCCCGCCCGGTCTGCCTGCGGTACGGAATTCCTGCGACGACGCGAGCGTCGTTCTATCTGTACTCCACGCCCGCCGAGGTCGACGCCCTGGTGGACGGCCTGGAACACGTCCGGAATTTTTTCGCCTAG
- the sufU gene encoding Fe-S cluster assembly sulfur transfer protein SufU, producing the protein MKLDSMYQEVILDHYKHPHGRGLRDGDAEVHHVNPTCGDEITLRVRYDGETIADVSYEGQGCSISQASASVLNELLVGKELGEAQKIQAAFLELMQSKGQLEPDDAMEEVLEDAVAFAGVSKYPARVKCALLSWMAWKDATAQALSEGKTA; encoded by the coding sequence GTGAAGCTGGATTCCATGTACCAGGAAGTGATCCTGGACCACTACAAGCACCCCCACGGGCGCGGTCTGCGGGACGGCGACGCCGAGGTGCACCACGTCAATCCGACGTGTGGTGACGAGATCACGCTGCGGGTGCGGTACGACGGCGAGACCATCGCCGACGTGAGTTACGAGGGCCAGGGCTGCTCCATCAGCCAGGCCAGCGCCTCCGTGCTGAACGAGCTGCTGGTCGGCAAGGAACTGGGCGAGGCGCAGAAGATCCAGGCCGCGTTCCTGGAACTGATGCAGTCGAAGGGGCAGCTGGAGCCCGACGACGCGATGGAAGAGGTGCTGGAGGACGCGGTCGCGTTCGCCGGTGTCTCCAAGTACCCGGCCCGGGTGAAATGCGCGCTGCTGAGCTGGATGGCGTGGAAGGACGCGACGGCGCAGGCGCTGTCCGAAGGGAAGACCGCATGA
- a CDS encoding metal-sulfur cluster assembly factor codes for MSDNETVTTKPASEEEVREALYDVVDPELGIDVVNLGLIYGIHIDDANIATLDMTLTSAACPLTDVIEDQAKSATDGIVNELRINWVWMPPWGPDKITDDGREQLRALGFNV; via the coding sequence ATGAGCGACAACGAGACCGTGACGACCAAGCCGGCCTCCGAGGAGGAGGTCCGCGAAGCGCTGTACGACGTGGTCGACCCCGAGCTGGGCATCGACGTCGTCAACCTGGGGCTGATCTACGGCATCCACATCGACGACGCCAACATCGCCACCCTCGACATGACCCTGACGTCCGCGGCCTGTCCGCTGACCGATGTCATCGAGGACCAGGCGAAGTCCGCGACGGACGGCATCGTCAACGAGCTCCGGATCAACTGGGTCTGGATGCCGCCGTGGGGCCCCGACAAGATCACGGACGACGGCCGCGAGCAGCTGCGCGCGCTGGGCTTCAACGTCTGA
- a CDS encoding VOC family protein — MALRFYQLAVDAHDLPAQARFWCAALDWRVLYEDEDEIVIGADETALPGICFLPVPEDKAVKNRLHIDLSPDDQAAEVERLIGLGARRIEVGQPSDVTWVVLADPEGNEFCVLRPKKTLTD, encoded by the coding sequence ATGGCTCTTCGCTTCTACCAGCTCGCCGTCGATGCCCACGATCTGCCCGCCCAGGCCCGCTTCTGGTGTGCCGCCCTGGACTGGCGGGTGCTCTACGAGGACGAGGACGAGATCGTCATCGGGGCCGACGAGACCGCGCTCCCCGGCATCTGCTTCCTGCCCGTGCCCGAGGACAAGGCGGTCAAGAACCGGCTGCACATCGACCTCTCCCCGGACGACCAGGCGGCCGAGGTCGAGCGGCTGATCGGGCTCGGCGCCCGGCGCATCGAGGTCGGCCAGCCGTCCGACGTGACCTGGGTGGTGCTGGCCGACCCGGAGGGCAACGAGTTCTGCGTACTGCGCCCGAAGAAGACGCTGACCGACTAG